Proteins from a genomic interval of Ciona intestinalis chromosome 9, KH, whole genome shotgun sequence:
- the LOC100183161 gene encoding multivesicular body subunit 12B-like isoform X2, whose amino-acid sequence MMHTKFGSVAQLLDRTIENEDADFWKDGLFKSKIRRYLCFTREPSQNQLNEVITDMALIGVKDPVPVGYTALKETADTREQALKKHNLCIRYIPKTSTSSAISDILLCRDNSYKERMYTLMGELNGINVAFKLSTIHIPTNRPAPPPPVQRVNTTAVNTPAPMNDTIQRNHTQQQQHNVMSGIEGVEWKLHDRFTQTKAGMNSKTALNIEIRTRSELIDLCAYDFTKEKSILYSC is encoded by the exons ATGATGCATACTAAGTTCGGCAGTGTGGCACAGTTG TTGGATCGCACTATTGAGAATGAAGATGCCGATTTTTGGAAAGATGGgctttttaaaagtaaaataagaagatatctatgttttacTAGGGAACCTTCACAAAACCAG CTAAATGAAGTGATAACAGATATGGCTTTGATTGGAGTAAAAGACCCAGTACCAGTTGGATACACTGCATTAAAAGAGACTGCAGATACACGAGAACAAgcgttaaaaaaacacaatcttTGTATTCGTTACATACCAAAAACATCAACTAGTTCCGCCATTTCAGATATCCTGCTGTGCAGAGATAATTCTTATAAGGAGAGAATGTACACACTCATGGG aGAATTAAATGGAATCAACGTTGCATTCAAGTTAAGTACAATACATATTCCCACCAACCGTCCCGCCCCCCCACCACCAGTACAAAGGGTGAATACAACTGCAGTGAATACACCAGCGCCCATGAATGACACCATACAGCGAAACcatacacaacaacaacaacataatgtCATGTCAG GAATTGAGGGGGTGGAATGGAAACTACACGACAGGTTTACTCAAACAAAAGCAGGAATGAAT tccaaaacagcattaaatattgaaattcgAACAAGATCTGAATTGATAGACCTTTGTGCATATGATTTTACTAAAGAGAAGTCAATACTGTATTCTTGTTGA
- the LOC100185523 gene encoding fatty-acid amide hydrolase 1-like yields the protein MSSGLIETYGIKSVKAACLGAAIICGSGVIVVHLYKLRKCNQLVKEKNKKEKLFIKQMLMELEDKDENEREKILSMTAQELINAAKKGEIDPVTIIQSYIYKACCDTQTFNSVSGVIRDAQELAKKLTVLQDSDSSSMKLFGLPVSLKECIGVKGMDSTIGYSSLINKPALEDSVIVKVLKSCGAVPFVKTNLVQGMLNFESSNPIFGKTGNPKNVNYTPGGSSSGAGSLVGSGGSVLGFGTDIAGSIRNPAHLCGVCGLKPTMQRLSKIGLQGSLPGQSCLSSCVGPLAQDVDTLVLAMQALSCPLMSQLDKNIPPLPFNDELFQSKLKLRIGYYTNDGYAEPVPAVQRAVLMTKEILEKAGHTLVPFKVPRIEDAMRILSSALFADGGKTCMENLKNDLVDPVNRYLYWRLSCPAFLRPIVKYVVGWGSPRIAKDLMVYGGGDRSVYRLWKIQAETEKYKKEFFTQWQDLDLSAVICPPFPIAAAPIGSVEHTTALTSYCALFNLLNCPCGVIPVTKVSQADTDKLKDHKGNYGDKWDNHNKKVNENSTDMPVGVQFVGLPWMDEICLRLMKEVETQILLQ from the exons ATGTCCAGTGGTTTAATAGAAACGTATGGCATTAAATCTGTGAAAGCAGCATGCCTTGGAGCTGCTATTATTTGTGGTTCGGGTGTGATAGTCGTTCATTTGTACAAATTGAGAAAATGCAATCAACTGGTAAAAGAAAAGAACAAGAAAGAAAAGCTTTTTATCAAGCAAATGTTAATGGAACTAGAAGATAAG GATGAAaatgaaagagaaaaaatTTTATCCATGACCGCACAAGAACTAATTAATGCTGCAAAGAAAGGTGAAATTGACCCTGTTACCAttatacaaagttatatatacaag GCATGCTGCGACACTCAAACTTTTAACTCAGTAAGTGGGGTGATAAGAGATGCACAAGAACTTGCAAAAAAATTGACTGTTTTACAAGATTCTGACTCTAGTAGCATGAAACTTTTTGGACTTCCCGTCAGTTTAAAGGAGTGTATTGGAGTTAAG GGAATGGATTCTACAATTGGTTACAGTAGCCTAATCAACAAACCTGCTTTAGAAGACAGCGTCATTGTAAAAGTCCTGAAAAGTTGTGGTGCTGTGccatttgtaaaaacaaatcttGTACAGGGCATGCTTAA ctTTGAGAGCAGCAATCCAATCTTCGGGAAAACAGGAAACCCGAAAAATGTGAACTACACACCAGGGGGGTCTTCTTCAGGTGCAGGGTCACTTGTAGGGTCCGGGGGTTCGGTGCTTGGGTTTGGTACTGATATTGCTGGAAGTATACGGAACCCAGCTCATCTGTGTGGAGTATGTGGCTTAAAGCCAACTATGCAAAGATTGAGCAAAATTGGACTTCAAG gttcATTACCAGGACAAAGCTGTTTATCATCTTGCGTTGGTCCTTTAGCACAAGATGTTGACACCCTTGTACTGGCTATGCAAGCATTGTCATGTCCTCTGATGTCTCAACTGGATAAAAATATTCCTCCGCTACCATTTAATGATGAg CTGTTTCAATCCAAATTGAAATTACGCATTGGTTATTACACAAATGATGGGTATGCTGAACCCGTACCTGCTGTACAAAGAGCTGTACTTATGACAAAGGAAATTCTCGAGAAGGCTGGCCATACATTGGTTCCATTTAAAGTGCCAAGAATTGAAGACGCAATGAGAATATTATCTTCAG CATTATTTGCTGATGGTGGCAAAACTTGTATGGAAAACTTAAAGAATGATTTGGTTGATCCCGTAAACCGCTATTTGTACTGGAGGCTGTCGTGTCCAGCGTTTTTAAGACCAATAGTCAAATACGTTGTTGGATGGGGG tcACCAAGAATTGCAAAGGATCTCATGGTGTATGGTGGGGGTGATCGCTCTGTTTATAGACTGTGGAAAATTCAGGCTGAAACTGAGAAATACAAGAAGGAATTTTTTACACAATGGCAGGATTTAGATTTAAGTGCAGTTATATGCCCCCCATTTCCAATTGCAGCTGCTCCTATTGGTTCTGTTGAACACACAACAG CACTGACAAGTTACTGTGCATTATTCAACTTGCTTAACTGTCCTTGTGGTGTTATTCCTGTCACCAAAGTCAGTCAGGCTGATACAGATAAACTGAAGGATCACAAAGGCAATTATGGGGACAAGTGGGACAATcataataaaaag GTAAATGAAAATAGCACAGATATGCCAGTTGGTGTTCAGTTTGTCGGCCTCCCATGGATGGATGAGATCTGTCTTCGTTTGATGAAGGAAGTTGAGACACAAATCTTACTTCagtaa
- the LOC100183161 gene encoding multivesicular body subunit 12B-like isoform X1, which translates to MNQNQPITNVCIVAERNACPPRYNILDRTIENEDADFWKDGLFKSKIRRYLCFTREPSQNQLNEVITDMALIGVKDPVPVGYTALKETADTREQALKKHNLCIRYIPKTSTSSAISDILLCRDNSYKERMYTLMGELNGINVAFKLSTIHIPTNRPAPPPPVQRVNTTAVNTPAPMNDTIQRNHTQQQQHNVMSGIEGVEWKLHDRFTQTKAGMNSKTALNIEIRTRSELIDLCAYDFTKEKSILYSC; encoded by the exons atGAATCAAAATCAACCAATTACTAACGTTTGCATTGTGGCGGAAAGAAATGCTTGTCCGCCACGTTATAATATT TTGGATCGCACTATTGAGAATGAAGATGCCGATTTTTGGAAAGATGGgctttttaaaagtaaaataagaagatatctatgttttacTAGGGAACCTTCACAAAACCAG CTAAATGAAGTGATAACAGATATGGCTTTGATTGGAGTAAAAGACCCAGTACCAGTTGGATACACTGCATTAAAAGAGACTGCAGATACACGAGAACAAgcgttaaaaaaacacaatcttTGTATTCGTTACATACCAAAAACATCAACTAGTTCCGCCATTTCAGATATCCTGCTGTGCAGAGATAATTCTTATAAGGAGAGAATGTACACACTCATGGG aGAATTAAATGGAATCAACGTTGCATTCAAGTTAAGTACAATACATATTCCCACCAACCGTCCCGCCCCCCCACCACCAGTACAAAGGGTGAATACAACTGCAGTGAATACACCAGCGCCCATGAATGACACCATACAGCGAAACcatacacaacaacaacaacataatgtCATGTCAG GAATTGAGGGGGTGGAATGGAAACTACACGACAGGTTTACTCAAACAAAAGCAGGAATGAAT tccaaaacagcattaaatattgaaattcgAACAAGATCTGAATTGATAGACCTTTGTGCATATGATTTTACTAAAGAGAAGTCAATACTGTATTCTTGTTGA
- the LOC100181578 gene encoding regulator of G-protein signaling 16-like: protein MIMSIDVIRRSNTLETPKKHFRKHSDISLGPHTQTPKAKRSRLDFLHILSNKKSEKNITECPFRQFLQKKSHVIVFREFLKKEFSEENLDFWLEIESFRKQKSSKQRKLAENLYKTFIAVGALREINIDAVTRDITKSNMEQLDSSAFDLAQAWVFLLMERDSFKRFIVKQFDKENVTKKTKERSNQITKSETFPKKKKPQVFNNNRKSPEPVPLISLFFAGVRTEPRKRKFSI from the exons ATGATCATGTCTATTGATGTTATAAGAAGATCAAATACTTTGGAAACGCCAAAGAAACATTTTCGAAAGCACTCGGATATTAGTTTGGGTCCGCACACGCAGACACCCAAAGCAAAGAGAAGCCGTTTGGATTTTTTACACAT ATTAAGCAACAAGAAAAGCGAgaaaaatattacagaatGTCCGTTCCGACAGTTCTTGCAAAAGAaat CTCACGTTATCGTCTTTCGGGAGTTTCTGAAAAAAGAATTTAGTGAAGAAAATTTGGATTTCTGGCTTGAAATTGAGAGTTTTAGGAAACAGAAGTCAAGCAAACAACGAAAACTCGCGGAAAATTTGTACAAGACGTTCATTGCTGTTGGAGCACTAAGAGAG ATTAACATTGACGCGGTCACCAGGGACATAACCAAATCAAACATGGAACAACTGGATAGTAGCGCGTTTGATCTTGCACAAGCCTGGGTGTTCCTTCTCATGGAGAGAGACTCTTTCAAGCGGTTTATTGTCAAACAATTTGACAAAGAAAATGtaacgaaaaaaacaaaagagcGAAGCAACCAAATAACTAAAAGCGAAACCTTCCCGAAAAAGAAAAAGCCgcaagtttttaataataaccgCAAATCTCCGGAGCCAGTTCCCCTTATTTCACTTTTCTTTGCCGGCGTAAGAACTGAACCACGAAAGCGAAAATTTTCGATTTAA
- the LOC100180798 gene encoding uncharacterized protein LOC100180798, translated as MRDNGSNICTGKVRCFCAERSPFYWRKLNAKSATKMLINRPIGSYLLRPSEHPLYDYSITQKIPVMGVTHIRVGRDSTGTYFLDNDDSFSEAVIKGFTCVVSMLDCWSRVYRERGTELSTIACTSNVTLERSRLLRQRRLEQCLFP; from the exons ATGAGAGACAACGGTAGTAACATTTGTACAGGAAAAGTTCGATGCTTCTGTGCAGAAAGATCGCCCTTCTACTGGAGAAAACTAAACGCAAAATCCGCAACGAAAATGCTGATAAATAGACCAATTGGTTCTTATTTGTTAAGGCCATCAGAGCACCCACTGTACGACTATTCGATTACCCAG aaaatccCTGTCATGGGAGTGACGCATATACGAGTGGGGAGGGACAGTACTGGCACCTACTTCCTGGACAACGATGATTCGTTCTCGGAAGCGGTTATAAAGGGCTTTACTTGCGTCGTCAGCATGCTTGACTGCTGGAGTCGAGTTTATA GGGAAAGGGGGACTGAGCTGTCTACCATCGCCTGTACGTCAAACGTGACGCTAGAAAGGAGTCGTTTGTTACGTCAACGACGACTCGAGCAGTGTCTGTTTCCATGA
- the LOC100178431 gene encoding uncharacterized protein LOC100178431, protein MVSTPPPTVTRSISMRSKRKLNGLREKVLRELNECEGNASQPNAKDSANNLRASAILLSDYDESIIHEDSYPEILLSGRSTKIAAALLDSNPQITSTIFTTYNSPAKESRLTRNEASAFKRSRPASMCRRVPQVSNNRPCSNTKRNHFVPRNCHSGSTASLFTRSEETEYQTRPAEITRSNSKFAAFSKKLKQKLASSKFVKRNRRSLIDENEINDAKKRKGRSTEHLENKPSDQALKSLPKLSDVLREPELGMIFRSFLKSEFSEENYDFWVEVENYKRSLSAKVADNIYSSFIAPNSLREVNISAHARNETIRNLATPDGTIFNLAQDEIYRLMEKDSFSRFMATVV, encoded by the exons ATGGTATCGACACCACCGCCCACTGTTACACGTTCTATTTCTATGAGAAGCAAACGAAAACTTAACGGCTTACGTGAAAAAGTTTTGCGGGAGTTGAATGAATGCGAGGGTAATGCAAGTCAGCCAAATGCAAAGGATTCTGCGAACAACCTCCGCGCAAGTGCAATACTGTTATCAGACTACGACGAGTCTATAATACATGAAGACAGTTACCCAGAGATTCTACTAAGCGGTCGGTCGACGAAAATCGCGGCTGCTCTGCTGGATTCGAATCCACAAATAACTTCGACTATATTT ACGACTTACAATTCACCGGCAAAAGAAAGTCGTCTAACAAGAAATGAAGCTTCAGCGTTCAAGCGAAGTCGGCCTGCTTCAATGTGTAGAAGAGTGCCACAAGTTTCCAACAATCGTCCCTGCAGCAACACCAAGCGGAACCATTTTGTTCCTAGGAATTGTCACTCGGGGTCCACAGCGAGTTTGTTTACTCGCAGCGAAGAAACGGAATACCAAACGCGCCCTGCAGAAATAACGAGAAGCAATTCAAAGTTCGCTGCCTTTTCAAagaaactgaaacaaaaattggCATCTTCTAAATTCGTAAAACGAAACCGACGATCTTTGATTGATGAAAACGAAATAAACGATGCGAAAAAGCGAAAAGGGAGATCAACTGAACACCTTGAAAATAA ACCTTCCGACCAAGCGTTGAAATCTCTTCCAAAACTATCGGATGTTCTTCGAGAACCAG AACTGGGCATGATTTTTCGGTCATTTCTCAAGAGCGAGTTCAGCGAAGAAAACTATGATTTTTGGGTCGAAGTCGAAAATTACAAACGTTCCTTGTCCGCCAAGGTGGCCGAcaatatttattcaagtttCATTGCACCGAACTCGCTACGAGAAGTGAACATTAGCGCTCATGCAAGAAACGAGACAATCCGTAACTTGGCGACACCTGACGGAACAATATTTAACCTCGCACAAGATGAAATCTACCGCTTGATGGAAAAAGACTCCTTTTCGCGCTTTATGGCGACTGTTGTGTAA
- the LOC113474543 gene encoding regulator of G-protein signaling 21-like, with protein sequence MHRTRRQSSDKSHDASSFLVRRRSSRIFRRNKTTDALMLGKDRNDSNFRRDHPSRRAAKYKLSEVLSNPVTSALFNNFLQQEFSGENMEFWERVNVFRAQKRKSKKFAKTIYNQFVADGSPKQINVSMTTRNKIKDDLKRCPDSLFDVAYEEIYKLMENDSYVRFRRSPYYWRCCCILNFDK encoded by the exons ATGCATCGAACCAGAAGGCAGTCGTCAGATAAAAGTCACGATGCGTCTTCGTTCTTGGTGCGAAGGAGAAGTTCGCGAATTTTTCGtcgaaataaaacaactgatGCGTTGATGTTGGGGAAAGATAGAAACGACTCTAATTTTCGTAG GGACCATCCAAGCCGCCGCGCAGCAAAATATAAGTTGTCCGAAGTCCTAAGCAACCCCG TAACATCCGCTCTATTTAACAACTTTCTACAACAAGAGTTCAGTGGGGAAAACATGGAGTTTTGGGAACGAGTCAATGTATTTCGTGCTCAGAAGAGAAAAAGcaaaaagtttgcaaaaacaatttataatcaATTCGTAGCAGATGGATCACCAAAACAG atAAACGTTTCGATGACCACGCGAAACAAAATCAAAGACGATCTGAAACGTTGCCCAGATTCTCTATTTGACGTCGCATATGAGGAAATATACAAACTGATGGAAAATGATTCTTACGTACGTTTTCGGAGGTCACCCTACTACTGGCGCTGCTGCTGCATTCTTAATTTCGacaaataa